A part of Brassica rapa cultivar Chiifu-401-42 chromosome A05, CAAS_Brap_v3.01, whole genome shotgun sequence genomic DNA contains:
- the LOC103867530 gene encoding uncharacterized protein At2g33490 isoform X2 codes for MKTSLRRLRGVIHRHESKDRRDLRALVQNDELAQASQDVQDMRDCYDSLLSAAAATANSAYEFSESLRELGACLLEKTALNDDEESGRVLLMLGKLQFELQKLVDKYRSHIFQTITIPSESLLNELRIVEEMMRLCDEKRNVYEGMLARQKEKGRSKAGKGEFFSTQQIQEAHDEYDNETTLFVFRLKSLKQGQTRSLLTQAARHHAAQLCFFKKALNSLEEVEPHVQMVTESQHIDYHFSGLEDDDGDDEIENNDDDGSEVHTDGELSFEYRENDKDNNADSSPILSSELGQSDITFPLIAGPKTVQTHEEGNYRKSYSFRRDVRIESQSAPLFFENRTTLPTSDKLLRMRSSLTRKFSTYALPTPAETARSPSSITSLRHNNIALSNPAKALTKQVWHSSPLDARGPAKLSSRPMAALKEQVLRESNKNISSRLPPPLSDGLMYSRIGTLKRRSFSGPITSRPLPNKPLSAAPRLYSGPIPRNPVSKLPKVSSSSPTASPTFVSTPKISELHELPRPPPSSYAKSSRAFGYSAPLVSKSQLLSKPLISSSPSPLPTPPPAIIRSFSIPTSNLRAADLDMSKTTPSPPLTPMSLTHPPPSALPELADHLTMSKQEVNHKF; via the exons ATGAAAACCTCTCTCCGACGCTTGCGAGGGGTGATTCACAGGCACGAATCTAAGGATCGGAGAGATCTCCGAGCTCTTGTTCAGAACGACGAGCTCGCCCAGGCTTCGCAG GACGTGCAAGACATGAGGGATTGCTATGATAGCTTGCTCTCTGCTGCGGCTGCTACTGCTAATAGCGCATATG AATTTTCTGAATCTTTAAGAGAACTGGGTGCTTGTCTTCTTGAGAAAACTGCTTTAAATGACGATGAAGAAAGTG GTAGAGTGTTGCTTATGCTGGGGAAATTGCAGTTTGAGCTGCAAAAACTTGTTGATAAATAT CGGTCTCATATATTCCAAACGATCACAATCCCCTCAGAGTCACTTCTTAATGAACTCCGCATAGTTGAG GAAATGATGCGGCTTTGTGATGAGAAAAG GAATGTTTATGAAGGGATGCTTGCAAGACAGAAGGAGAAAGGGAGGTCTAAGGCTGGGAAAGGAGAATTTTTTTCGACTCAGCAGATACAAGAAGCTCATGATGAATATGATAACGAGACAACTTTATTTGTTTTCCGCTTAAAATCCTTAAAACAAGGGCAAACACGTAGTCTTTTGACTCAGGCAGCACGGCACCATGCAGCACAG TTATGCTTCTTCAAGAAGGCTCTTAATTCCCTTGAAGAAGTTGAGCCACATGTACAGATGGTAACTGAGTCGCAGCATATTGATTACCATTTCAGTGGATTAGAAGATGATGATGGCGATGATGAAATCGAAAACAACGACGACGATGGCTCTGAGGTGCATACTGATGGAGAGTTGAGTTTTGAATATAGAGAGAATGACAAGGACAACAATGCGGATTCTTCACCCATTCTCTCCTCAGAG TTGGGTCAGTCAGACATCACATTTCCACTAATTGCAGGACCGAAAACTGTGCAG ACACATGAGGAAGGAAACTACAGGAAGTCTTATTCATTTAGGAGAGATGTTAGGATAGAGAGCCAATCAGCACCTCTCTTTTTTGAGAACCGCACAACTCTTCCTACTTCAGATAAACTGTTACGGATGCGATCATCTCTGACACGGAAGTTCAGCACTTATGCATTGCCGACACCTGCGGAAACAGCAAGAAGTCCCTCATCTATTACAAGTCTTCGTCACAACAACATTGCTTTATCTAACCCTGCAAAGGCATTGACAAAACAGGTTTGGCATTCATCCCCATTGGATGCACGTGGACCTGCAAAGCTCTCTTCTAGACCAATGGCAGCCTTGAAAGAACAAGTCCTGAGAGAGAGTAACAAGAATATATCTTCTCGGTTGCCTCCGCCTTTATCAGATGGACTAATGTACTCTCGTATCGGGACACTCAAGAGACGATCATTCTCTGGTCCAATTACAAGTAGACCCTTACCTAACAAGCCTCTGTCTGCAGCGCCTCGTTTATACTCAGGTCCAATCCCAAGGAATCCAGTTTCCAAGTTACCAAAAGTGTCGTCATCATCCCCAACTGCTTCCCCTACTTTTGTGTCAACACCTAAAATAAGCGAGCTCCATGAGCTTCCTAGACCACCACCAAGCAGCTACGCTAAGTCTTCTAGGGCATTTGGATACTCAGCACCTCTGGTTTCGAAGAGCCAATTGCTTAGTAAACCTCTAATTTCAAGTTCACCATCTCCTCTCCCAACACCACCACCTGCAATCATTCGTAGCTTCTCTATACCTACTAGCAACCTTAGAGCAGCAGATTTAGATATGTCTAAGACGACTCCTTCGCCTCCTTTAACCCCAATGTCATTGACCCATCCACCTCCTTCTGCTCTCCCTGAGCTTGCAGACCACCTAACGATGTCCAAACAAGAGGTAAACCATAAGTTCTGA
- the LOC103867530 gene encoding uncharacterized protein At2g33490 isoform X4, which produces MTMKKVVECCLCWGNCSLSCKNLLINILIFVLFIQRSHIFQTITIPSESLLNELRIVEEMMRLCDEKRNVYEGMLARQKEKGRSKAGKGEFFSTQQIQEAHDEYDNETTLFVFRLKSLKQGQTRSLLTQAARHHAAQLCFFKKALNSLEEVEPHVQMVTESQHIDYHFSGLEDDDGDDEIENNDDDGSEVHTDGELSFEYRENDKDNNADSSPILSSELGQSDITFPLIAGPKTVQQTHEEGNYRKSYSFRRDVRIESQSAPLFFENRTTLPTSDKLLRMRSSLTRKFSTYALPTPAETARSPSSITSLRHNNIALSNPAKALTKQVWHSSPLDARGPAKLSSRPMAALKEQVLRESNKNISSRLPPPLSDGLMYSRIGTLKRRSFSGPITSRPLPNKPLSAAPRLYSGPIPRNPVSKLPKVSSSSPTASPTFVSTPKISELHELPRPPPSSYAKSSRAFGYSAPLVSKSQLLSKPLISSSPSPLPTPPPAIIRSFSIPTSNLRAADLDMSKTTPSPPLTPMSLTHPPPSALPELADHLTMSKQEVNHKF; this is translated from the exons ATGACGATGAAGAAAGTG GTAGAGTGTTGCTTATGCTGGGGAAATTGCAGTTTGAGCTGCAAAAACTTGTTGATAAATAT TTTAATATTTGTGTTGTTCATTCAGCGGTCTCATATATTCCAAACGATCACAATCCCCTCAGAGTCACTTCTTAATGAACTCCGCATAGTTGAG GAAATGATGCGGCTTTGTGATGAGAAAAG GAATGTTTATGAAGGGATGCTTGCAAGACAGAAGGAGAAAGGGAGGTCTAAGGCTGGGAAAGGAGAATTTTTTTCGACTCAGCAGATACAAGAAGCTCATGATGAATATGATAACGAGACAACTTTATTTGTTTTCCGCTTAAAATCCTTAAAACAAGGGCAAACACGTAGTCTTTTGACTCAGGCAGCACGGCACCATGCAGCACAG TTATGCTTCTTCAAGAAGGCTCTTAATTCCCTTGAAGAAGTTGAGCCACATGTACAGATGGTAACTGAGTCGCAGCATATTGATTACCATTTCAGTGGATTAGAAGATGATGATGGCGATGATGAAATCGAAAACAACGACGACGATGGCTCTGAGGTGCATACTGATGGAGAGTTGAGTTTTGAATATAGAGAGAATGACAAGGACAACAATGCGGATTCTTCACCCATTCTCTCCTCAGAG TTGGGTCAGTCAGACATCACATTTCCACTAATTGCAGGACCGAAAACTGTGCAG CAGACACATGAGGAAGGAAACTACAGGAAGTCTTATTCATTTAGGAGAGATGTTAGGATAGAGAGCCAATCAGCACCTCTCTTTTTTGAGAACCGCACAACTCTTCCTACTTCAGATAAACTGTTACGGATGCGATCATCTCTGACACGGAAGTTCAGCACTTATGCATTGCCGACACCTGCGGAAACAGCAAGAAGTCCCTCATCTATTACAAGTCTTCGTCACAACAACATTGCTTTATCTAACCCTGCAAAGGCATTGACAAAACAGGTTTGGCATTCATCCCCATTGGATGCACGTGGACCTGCAAAGCTCTCTTCTAGACCAATGGCAGCCTTGAAAGAACAAGTCCTGAGAGAGAGTAACAAGAATATATCTTCTCGGTTGCCTCCGCCTTTATCAGATGGACTAATGTACTCTCGTATCGGGACACTCAAGAGACGATCATTCTCTGGTCCAATTACAAGTAGACCCTTACCTAACAAGCCTCTGTCTGCAGCGCCTCGTTTATACTCAGGTCCAATCCCAAGGAATCCAGTTTCCAAGTTACCAAAAGTGTCGTCATCATCCCCAACTGCTTCCCCTACTTTTGTGTCAACACCTAAAATAAGCGAGCTCCATGAGCTTCCTAGACCACCACCAAGCAGCTACGCTAAGTCTTCTAGGGCATTTGGATACTCAGCACCTCTGGTTTCGAAGAGCCAATTGCTTAGTAAACCTCTAATTTCAAGTTCACCATCTCCTCTCCCAACACCACCACCTGCAATCATTCGTAGCTTCTCTATACCTACTAGCAACCTTAGAGCAGCAGATTTAGATATGTCTAAGACGACTCCTTCGCCTCCTTTAACCCCAATGTCATTGACCCATCCACCTCCTTCTGCTCTCCCTGAGCTTGCAGACCACCTAACGATGTCCAAACAAGAGGTAAACCATAAGTTCTGA
- the LOC103867527 gene encoding histone chaperone RTT106 codes for MKAPNMETITKSLEKSMQNFSLSDRRRRVGDRFGRSSTTTEESSNEHVPPISDRTLELNSHISLPCHWEQCLDLKTGEIYYINWKNGMRVKEDPRKVMMNADNDSGESCGTFCSEEDSSYYDSEESSSESSPSSRENQKEEEEEDEEEEEEEEEEAVLVVAGCKACFMYFMVPKLVEDCPKCAAQLVHFDRPHSASP; via the exons atGAAGGCACCGAACATGGAGACGATAACAAAATCTCTTGAGAAATCAATGCAAAATTTTTCTCTGAGTGATCGGAGAAGAAGAGTCGGAGACAGGTTCGGAAGATCGTCAACGACGACCGAAGAGAGCAGCAACGAACATGTTCCTCCGATCTCAGACAGAACACTGGAGCTTAACTCTCACATATCTCTTCCTTGTCACTGGGAACAGTGTCTTGATCTCAAg acAGGAGAGATTTACTACATAAACTGGAAAAATGGAATGAGAGTGAAAGAGGATCCAAGAAAGGTGATGATGAATGCAGATAATGACAGTGGAGAATCATGTGGAACATTTTGCTCAGAAGAAGATAGCTCATATTATGACAGTGAGGAGTCTTCATCCGAGTCTTCTCCATCATCAAGAGAGAATCAgaaagaggaagaggaggaggatgaagaagaagaagaagaagaggaagaggaagctgTGCTTGTTGTTGCTGGATGCAAAGCTTGTTTCATGTACTTCATGGTTCCTAAGCTTGTCGAGGACTGCCCCAAATGTGCTGCACAGCTTGTTCACTTTGATCGACCTCATTCTGCCTCTCCTTGA
- the LOC103867530 gene encoding uncharacterized protein At2g33490 isoform X3 has protein sequence MKTSLRRLRGVIHRHESKDRRDLRALVQNDELAQASQDVQDMRDCYDSLLSAAAATANSAYEFSESLRELGACLLEKTALNDDEESGRVLLMLGKLQFELQKLVDKYRSHIFQTITIPSESLLNELRIVEEMMRLCDEKRNVYEGMLARQKEKGRSKAGKGEFFSTQQIQEAHDEYDNETTLFVFRLKSLKQGQTRSLLTQAARHHAAQLCFFKKALNSLEEVEPHVQMVTESQHIDYHFSGLEDDDGDDEIENNDDDGSEVHTDGELSFEYRENDKDNNADSSPILSSELGQSDITFPLIAGPKTVQQTHEEGNYRKSYSFRRDVRIESQSAPLFFENRTTLPTSDKLLRMRSSLTRKFSTYALPTPAETARSPSSITSLRHNNIALSNPAKALTKQVWHSSPLDARGPAKLSSRPMAALKEQVLRESNKNISSRLPPPLSDGLMYSRIGTLKRRSFSGPITSRPLPNKPLSAAPRLYSGPIPRNPVSKLPKVSSSSPTASPTFVSTPKISELHELPRPPPSSYAKSSRAFGYSAPLVSKSQLLSKPLISSSPSPLPTPPPAIIRSFSIPTSNLRAADLDMSKTTPSPPLTPMSLTHPPPSALPELADHLTMSKQERT, from the exons ATGAAAACCTCTCTCCGACGCTTGCGAGGGGTGATTCACAGGCACGAATCTAAGGATCGGAGAGATCTCCGAGCTCTTGTTCAGAACGACGAGCTCGCCCAGGCTTCGCAG GACGTGCAAGACATGAGGGATTGCTATGATAGCTTGCTCTCTGCTGCGGCTGCTACTGCTAATAGCGCATATG AATTTTCTGAATCTTTAAGAGAACTGGGTGCTTGTCTTCTTGAGAAAACTGCTTTAAATGACGATGAAGAAAGTG GTAGAGTGTTGCTTATGCTGGGGAAATTGCAGTTTGAGCTGCAAAAACTTGTTGATAAATAT CGGTCTCATATATTCCAAACGATCACAATCCCCTCAGAGTCACTTCTTAATGAACTCCGCATAGTTGAG GAAATGATGCGGCTTTGTGATGAGAAAAG GAATGTTTATGAAGGGATGCTTGCAAGACAGAAGGAGAAAGGGAGGTCTAAGGCTGGGAAAGGAGAATTTTTTTCGACTCAGCAGATACAAGAAGCTCATGATGAATATGATAACGAGACAACTTTATTTGTTTTCCGCTTAAAATCCTTAAAACAAGGGCAAACACGTAGTCTTTTGACTCAGGCAGCACGGCACCATGCAGCACAG TTATGCTTCTTCAAGAAGGCTCTTAATTCCCTTGAAGAAGTTGAGCCACATGTACAGATGGTAACTGAGTCGCAGCATATTGATTACCATTTCAGTGGATTAGAAGATGATGATGGCGATGATGAAATCGAAAACAACGACGACGATGGCTCTGAGGTGCATACTGATGGAGAGTTGAGTTTTGAATATAGAGAGAATGACAAGGACAACAATGCGGATTCTTCACCCATTCTCTCCTCAGAG TTGGGTCAGTCAGACATCACATTTCCACTAATTGCAGGACCGAAAACTGTGCAG CAGACACATGAGGAAGGAAACTACAGGAAGTCTTATTCATTTAGGAGAGATGTTAGGATAGAGAGCCAATCAGCACCTCTCTTTTTTGAGAACCGCACAACTCTTCCTACTTCAGATAAACTGTTACGGATGCGATCATCTCTGACACGGAAGTTCAGCACTTATGCATTGCCGACACCTGCGGAAACAGCAAGAAGTCCCTCATCTATTACAAGTCTTCGTCACAACAACATTGCTTTATCTAACCCTGCAAAGGCATTGACAAAACAGGTTTGGCATTCATCCCCATTGGATGCACGTGGACCTGCAAAGCTCTCTTCTAGACCAATGGCAGCCTTGAAAGAACAAGTCCTGAGAGAGAGTAACAAGAATATATCTTCTCGGTTGCCTCCGCCTTTATCAGATGGACTAATGTACTCTCGTATCGGGACACTCAAGAGACGATCATTCTCTGGTCCAATTACAAGTAGACCCTTACCTAACAAGCCTCTGTCTGCAGCGCCTCGTTTATACTCAGGTCCAATCCCAAGGAATCCAGTTTCCAAGTTACCAAAAGTGTCGTCATCATCCCCAACTGCTTCCCCTACTTTTGTGTCAACACCTAAAATAAGCGAGCTCCATGAGCTTCCTAGACCACCACCAAGCAGCTACGCTAAGTCTTCTAGGGCATTTGGATACTCAGCACCTCTGGTTTCGAAGAGCCAATTGCTTAGTAAACCTCTAATTTCAAGTTCACCATCTCCTCTCCCAACACCACCACCTGCAATCATTCGTAGCTTCTCTATACCTACTAGCAACCTTAGAGCAGCAGATTTAGATATGTCTAAGACGACTCCTTCGCCTCCTTTAACCCCAATGTCATTGACCCATCCACCTCCTTCTGCTCTCCCTGAGCTTGCAGACCACCTAACGATGTCCAAACAAGAG AGGACTTAA
- the LOC103867530 gene encoding uncharacterized protein At2g33490 isoform X1 — protein sequence MKTSLRRLRGVIHRHESKDRRDLRALVQNDELAQASQDVQDMRDCYDSLLSAAAATANSAYEFSESLRELGACLLEKTALNDDEESGRVLLMLGKLQFELQKLVDKYRSHIFQTITIPSESLLNELRIVEEMMRLCDEKRNVYEGMLARQKEKGRSKAGKGEFFSTQQIQEAHDEYDNETTLFVFRLKSLKQGQTRSLLTQAARHHAAQLCFFKKALNSLEEVEPHVQMVTESQHIDYHFSGLEDDDGDDEIENNDDDGSEVHTDGELSFEYRENDKDNNADSSPILSSELGQSDITFPLIAGPKTVQQTHEEGNYRKSYSFRRDVRIESQSAPLFFENRTTLPTSDKLLRMRSSLTRKFSTYALPTPAETARSPSSITSLRHNNIALSNPAKALTKQVWHSSPLDARGPAKLSSRPMAALKEQVLRESNKNISSRLPPPLSDGLMYSRIGTLKRRSFSGPITSRPLPNKPLSAAPRLYSGPIPRNPVSKLPKVSSSSPTASPTFVSTPKISELHELPRPPPSSYAKSSRAFGYSAPLVSKSQLLSKPLISSSPSPLPTPPPAIIRSFSIPTSNLRAADLDMSKTTPSPPLTPMSLTHPPPSALPELADHLTMSKQEVNHKF from the exons ATGAAAACCTCTCTCCGACGCTTGCGAGGGGTGATTCACAGGCACGAATCTAAGGATCGGAGAGATCTCCGAGCTCTTGTTCAGAACGACGAGCTCGCCCAGGCTTCGCAG GACGTGCAAGACATGAGGGATTGCTATGATAGCTTGCTCTCTGCTGCGGCTGCTACTGCTAATAGCGCATATG AATTTTCTGAATCTTTAAGAGAACTGGGTGCTTGTCTTCTTGAGAAAACTGCTTTAAATGACGATGAAGAAAGTG GTAGAGTGTTGCTTATGCTGGGGAAATTGCAGTTTGAGCTGCAAAAACTTGTTGATAAATAT CGGTCTCATATATTCCAAACGATCACAATCCCCTCAGAGTCACTTCTTAATGAACTCCGCATAGTTGAG GAAATGATGCGGCTTTGTGATGAGAAAAG GAATGTTTATGAAGGGATGCTTGCAAGACAGAAGGAGAAAGGGAGGTCTAAGGCTGGGAAAGGAGAATTTTTTTCGACTCAGCAGATACAAGAAGCTCATGATGAATATGATAACGAGACAACTTTATTTGTTTTCCGCTTAAAATCCTTAAAACAAGGGCAAACACGTAGTCTTTTGACTCAGGCAGCACGGCACCATGCAGCACAG TTATGCTTCTTCAAGAAGGCTCTTAATTCCCTTGAAGAAGTTGAGCCACATGTACAGATGGTAACTGAGTCGCAGCATATTGATTACCATTTCAGTGGATTAGAAGATGATGATGGCGATGATGAAATCGAAAACAACGACGACGATGGCTCTGAGGTGCATACTGATGGAGAGTTGAGTTTTGAATATAGAGAGAATGACAAGGACAACAATGCGGATTCTTCACCCATTCTCTCCTCAGAG TTGGGTCAGTCAGACATCACATTTCCACTAATTGCAGGACCGAAAACTGTGCAG CAGACACATGAGGAAGGAAACTACAGGAAGTCTTATTCATTTAGGAGAGATGTTAGGATAGAGAGCCAATCAGCACCTCTCTTTTTTGAGAACCGCACAACTCTTCCTACTTCAGATAAACTGTTACGGATGCGATCATCTCTGACACGGAAGTTCAGCACTTATGCATTGCCGACACCTGCGGAAACAGCAAGAAGTCCCTCATCTATTACAAGTCTTCGTCACAACAACATTGCTTTATCTAACCCTGCAAAGGCATTGACAAAACAGGTTTGGCATTCATCCCCATTGGATGCACGTGGACCTGCAAAGCTCTCTTCTAGACCAATGGCAGCCTTGAAAGAACAAGTCCTGAGAGAGAGTAACAAGAATATATCTTCTCGGTTGCCTCCGCCTTTATCAGATGGACTAATGTACTCTCGTATCGGGACACTCAAGAGACGATCATTCTCTGGTCCAATTACAAGTAGACCCTTACCTAACAAGCCTCTGTCTGCAGCGCCTCGTTTATACTCAGGTCCAATCCCAAGGAATCCAGTTTCCAAGTTACCAAAAGTGTCGTCATCATCCCCAACTGCTTCCCCTACTTTTGTGTCAACACCTAAAATAAGCGAGCTCCATGAGCTTCCTAGACCACCACCAAGCAGCTACGCTAAGTCTTCTAGGGCATTTGGATACTCAGCACCTCTGGTTTCGAAGAGCCAATTGCTTAGTAAACCTCTAATTTCAAGTTCACCATCTCCTCTCCCAACACCACCACCTGCAATCATTCGTAGCTTCTCTATACCTACTAGCAACCTTAGAGCAGCAGATTTAGATATGTCTAAGACGACTCCTTCGCCTCCTTTAACCCCAATGTCATTGACCCATCCACCTCCTTCTGCTCTCCCTGAGCTTGCAGACCACCTAACGATGTCCAAACAAGAGGTAAACCATAAGTTCTGA
- the LOC103867530 gene encoding uncharacterized protein At2g33490 isoform X5, whose amino-acid sequence MLGKLQFELQKLVDKYRSHIFQTITIPSESLLNELRIVEEMMRLCDEKRNVYEGMLARQKEKGRSKAGKGEFFSTQQIQEAHDEYDNETTLFVFRLKSLKQGQTRSLLTQAARHHAAQLCFFKKALNSLEEVEPHVQMVTESQHIDYHFSGLEDDDGDDEIENNDDDGSEVHTDGELSFEYRENDKDNNADSSPILSSELGQSDITFPLIAGPKTVQQTHEEGNYRKSYSFRRDVRIESQSAPLFFENRTTLPTSDKLLRMRSSLTRKFSTYALPTPAETARSPSSITSLRHNNIALSNPAKALTKQVWHSSPLDARGPAKLSSRPMAALKEQVLRESNKNISSRLPPPLSDGLMYSRIGTLKRRSFSGPITSRPLPNKPLSAAPRLYSGPIPRNPVSKLPKVSSSSPTASPTFVSTPKISELHELPRPPPSSYAKSSRAFGYSAPLVSKSQLLSKPLISSSPSPLPTPPPAIIRSFSIPTSNLRAADLDMSKTTPSPPLTPMSLTHPPPSALPELADHLTMSKQEVNHKF is encoded by the exons ATGCTGGGGAAATTGCAGTTTGAGCTGCAAAAACTTGTTGATAAATAT CGGTCTCATATATTCCAAACGATCACAATCCCCTCAGAGTCACTTCTTAATGAACTCCGCATAGTTGAG GAAATGATGCGGCTTTGTGATGAGAAAAG GAATGTTTATGAAGGGATGCTTGCAAGACAGAAGGAGAAAGGGAGGTCTAAGGCTGGGAAAGGAGAATTTTTTTCGACTCAGCAGATACAAGAAGCTCATGATGAATATGATAACGAGACAACTTTATTTGTTTTCCGCTTAAAATCCTTAAAACAAGGGCAAACACGTAGTCTTTTGACTCAGGCAGCACGGCACCATGCAGCACAG TTATGCTTCTTCAAGAAGGCTCTTAATTCCCTTGAAGAAGTTGAGCCACATGTACAGATGGTAACTGAGTCGCAGCATATTGATTACCATTTCAGTGGATTAGAAGATGATGATGGCGATGATGAAATCGAAAACAACGACGACGATGGCTCTGAGGTGCATACTGATGGAGAGTTGAGTTTTGAATATAGAGAGAATGACAAGGACAACAATGCGGATTCTTCACCCATTCTCTCCTCAGAG TTGGGTCAGTCAGACATCACATTTCCACTAATTGCAGGACCGAAAACTGTGCAG CAGACACATGAGGAAGGAAACTACAGGAAGTCTTATTCATTTAGGAGAGATGTTAGGATAGAGAGCCAATCAGCACCTCTCTTTTTTGAGAACCGCACAACTCTTCCTACTTCAGATAAACTGTTACGGATGCGATCATCTCTGACACGGAAGTTCAGCACTTATGCATTGCCGACACCTGCGGAAACAGCAAGAAGTCCCTCATCTATTACAAGTCTTCGTCACAACAACATTGCTTTATCTAACCCTGCAAAGGCATTGACAAAACAGGTTTGGCATTCATCCCCATTGGATGCACGTGGACCTGCAAAGCTCTCTTCTAGACCAATGGCAGCCTTGAAAGAACAAGTCCTGAGAGAGAGTAACAAGAATATATCTTCTCGGTTGCCTCCGCCTTTATCAGATGGACTAATGTACTCTCGTATCGGGACACTCAAGAGACGATCATTCTCTGGTCCAATTACAAGTAGACCCTTACCTAACAAGCCTCTGTCTGCAGCGCCTCGTTTATACTCAGGTCCAATCCCAAGGAATCCAGTTTCCAAGTTACCAAAAGTGTCGTCATCATCCCCAACTGCTTCCCCTACTTTTGTGTCAACACCTAAAATAAGCGAGCTCCATGAGCTTCCTAGACCACCACCAAGCAGCTACGCTAAGTCTTCTAGGGCATTTGGATACTCAGCACCTCTGGTTTCGAAGAGCCAATTGCTTAGTAAACCTCTAATTTCAAGTTCACCATCTCCTCTCCCAACACCACCACCTGCAATCATTCGTAGCTTCTCTATACCTACTAGCAACCTTAGAGCAGCAGATTTAGATATGTCTAAGACGACTCCTTCGCCTCCTTTAACCCCAATGTCATTGACCCATCCACCTCCTTCTGCTCTCCCTGAGCTTGCAGACCACCTAACGATGTCCAAACAAGAGGTAAACCATAAGTTCTGA
- the LOC103867528 gene encoding 50S ribosomal protein L30: MSGFRAFKAQVPIQWSESLYITLVRGLPGTRKLHRRTLEAMGLRRCHRTVLHSNTSSIRGMIQQVKRMVVVETEEMFKARKEAEANHKALRPPLVVSHSIPATGSSNMS, from the exons ATGAGTGGGTTTAGAGCATTCAAAGCACAGGTGCCCATTCAATGGAGCGAGAGCTTGTACATAACCTTAGTGAGAGGTCTCCCTGGAACCAGGAAGCTTCACAGGCGTACACTCGAGGCTATGGGACTCCGCAGATGCCATCGCACTGTTTTGCACTCTAACACTTCTTCCATTAGAGGAATGATTCAACAG GTCAAAAGGATGGTTGTTGTTGAGACGGAGGAGATGTTCAAAGCTCGCAAAGAAGCTGAAGCCAACCACAAAGCTCTCCGCCCTCCGCTTGTTGTCAGTCATTCAATCCCTGCAACAGGCTCATCCAACATGTCTTGA
- the LOC103867531 gene encoding NAC domain-containing protein 41, translating to MEKPCSIKNRELRLPPGFRFHPTDEELVVHYLSRKVSGLLLPAYVIPEIDICKAEPWDLPGDCNSERYFFSMREAKYPNGNRSNRSTGSGYWKATGIDRQVGKKVLGMKKTLVFYKGKPPNGTRTNWVLHEYRLVDSQHESYGENMNWVLCRVFLKKRSNNNNKKKKEDEREKKEEIESDDNKSTCPIFYDFMRNDVKKGKCCTLNLTRCSSPSSASSSVCSSALIQTSLNSDSDNHHQETSCRENKFHLFL from the exons ATGGAAAAACCATGCTCCATTAAGAACAGAGAGCTGAGATTACCACCAGGGTTCCGATTTCACCCAACAGATGAAGAGCTAGTGGTTCACTATTTAAGTCGAAAAGTTTCCGGTTTACTCTTACCAGCTTATGTTATACCGGAAATCGATATCTGTAAAGCCGAACCATGGGATTTACCAG GTGACTGTAATTCAGAGAGGTATTTTTTTAGCATGAGGGAAGCTAAATACCCAAATGGAAACCGGTCGAACCGATCAACCGGTTCGGGTTACTGGAAAGCGACCGGAATCGATAGGCAAGTCGGGAAGAAGGTTCTTGGGATGAAGAAAACTCTGGTTTTCTATAAAGGGAAGCCTCCTAACGGGACAAGAACCAATTGGGTTCTTCATGAATATCGTCTTGTTGATTCTCAACATGAATCATAC GGAGAGAACATGAATTGGGTTCTATGCAGAGTGTTCTTGAAGAAGAGgagcaataataataataagaagaagaaagaagatgagagagagaagaaggaagAGATAGAAAGTGACGACAACAAGAGTACTTGTCCGATATTCTATGACTTTATGAGAAATGACGTGAAAAAAGGAAAATGCTGCACTTTGAACTTGACTCGTTGTAGTTCTCCTTCTTCAGCGTCTTCGTCGGTTTGCTCAAGTGCTTTAATTCAGACATCTTTAAATAGTGACTCTGATAATCATCATCAAGAAACTAGTTGTCGGGAAAATAAGTTTCATTTGTTTCTGTAA